TGGGTGTTAATCAGGTCTATCGAAATGCCACCAAACGTGATCGGATTGATCTGGCCAGCTATTACCTCAATCTTGTTGGACTGGGAAGTATCTTGCATAAGCGTGCCAAGGATCTCAGCCAAGGGATGCAGCAACGCGTGGGCATTGCCAGAGCGTTCGCACTCAAACCCAAAATGCTGTTGCTTGATGAACCATTTGGGATGTTGGATTCGTTGACCCGCCTGGAGCTGCAAGAAATCTTGCTGGAGATTCTAGTGCGAGACAAGGTCACCACCGTCATGGTGACCCATGATGTGGATGAGGCGTTGTTCATGAGCGACCGGGTGGTAATGATGACCAACGGACCTCGCGCCCGCGTAGGGGCTATCTTCAGCCTGCCGTTCGACCGCCCCCGACAGCGTGCCGACGTGCTGGAGCATCCTGAGTACTACGAGTATCGTCGCAAGATGATTGAGTTTCTCGAAGGCCAAGATCACGCCAAAATAAAAAACACCCGTGAACGCGACGAGTCCAAGACATCTGAACCCGCTGATCTGTCACTGAGCAGTCCCTGACCCATCGGCATCTGTGATGCCTGCGTACATCCAATGGGAGCAGCCGGAGCTTCCTTCGGGAGAATGCGTCGCGGTGTGCCAAAATCATTCTGTAGCCAAAATCAAGAAAATACACAAAAAAGAGGGTTTGCTCAGAAATCTCCGTAAGACGCAGCGATTATCTCATCGAATGCCCTGCTCATTCCGATGTTCGAACTATGACGGCGCGATTCATCCTTTCCACTACAAAGTGCCCTATCATGAACGCAGGCTCCTCTGTCGATCA
This genomic window from Allorhodopirellula heiligendammensis contains:
- a CDS encoding ABC transporter ATP-binding protein, with the protein product MRGYVELFRLGKTYDTHNGPLVIVEDFDLNLAQGEYVSLLGHSGCGKSTVLTMIAGLNSITTGGVVIDGREIDGPGPDRGVVFQSPCLMPWMTALDNVMLGVNQVYRNATKRDRIDLASYYLNLVGLGSILHKRAKDLSQGMQQRVGIARAFALKPKMLLLDEPFGMLDSLTRLELQEILLEILVRDKVTTVMVTHDVDEALFMSDRVVMMTNGPRARVGAIFSLPFDRPRQRADVLEHPEYYEYRRKMIEFLEGQDHAKIKNTRERDESKTSEPADLSLSSP